A single window of Onychostoma macrolepis isolate SWU-2019 chromosome 16, ASM1243209v1, whole genome shotgun sequence DNA harbors:
- the LOC131522052 gene encoding potassium voltage-gated channel subfamily S member 2-like — translation MTWAPEDGAIRINVGGFRRRLLSQRLSRFPETRLARLLRCRSKESILELCDDYDDSENEFYFDRNPALFPYVLHFYNTGRLHVMDELCIFSFSQEIEYWGIDELFLDSCCSGSYHCRRTEPEESDSEDRSEEASTTSSFHEILEFYSDAGKYDKQLLGSVRRRIWLMLDNPGYSIPSRLISIFSILVVLGSIASMCMNSMSEFTLLDADGKPCEDPRFEAVEHLGIGWFTLELLARFAVTPDLLRFFEHPLNLIDLVSILPFYLTLLMHLVAESGPALANLGRVAQVLRLMRVFRILKLARHSTGLRSLGATLRNSYKEIGLLLLYLAVGVSFFSVMAYTVEKEDNEGLSTIPAGWWWATVSMTTVGYGDVVPCSVVGKLTASACILAGILVVVLPITLIFNKFSLFYKRQKQLEIVMRSCDFDGGIKEAPSVNLRNYYAHKVKTLMASLSNMSRSSPSDHSLNVSLH, via the coding sequence ATGACCTGGGCTCCGGAGGACGGCGCTATTCGCATCAATGTGGGAGGCTTCCGGCGGCGGCTGCTGTCCCAGCGACTCTCTCGGTTCCCGGAGACCAGGCTCGCGCGCCTGCTCCGGTGCCGCTCCAAAGAGTCCATCCTCGAGCTCTGCGACGACTACGACGACTCCGAGAACGAGTTCTACTTCGACCGCAATCCTGCGCTCTTCCCGTACGTCTTACACTTCTACAACACAGGGAGGCTTCACGTGATGGACGAGCTCTGCATCTTCTCCTTCAGTCAGGAGATCGAGTACTGGGGCATCGACGAGCTGTTCCTGGACTCATGCTGCAGCGGCTCCTATCACTGCCGCAGGACGGAGCCCGAGGAGAGCGACTCGGAGGACAGGAGCGAGGAGGCCAGCACCACCTCCTCCTTCCACGAGATCCTGGAGTTCTACAGCGACGCCGGTAAATATGACAAGCAGCTGCTGGGAAGCGTCCGGCGGAGGATCTGGCTGATGCTGGACAATCCCGGCTACTCGATCCCCAGCCGGCTCATCAGCATCTTCTCCATTCTGGTGGTGCTGGGCTCCATCGCCTCCATGTGCATGAACAGCATGAGCGAGTTCACGCTGCTGGACGCTGATGGAAAGCCCTGCGAGGATCCGCGCTTCGAGGCCGTGGAGCACCTCGGCATCGGCTGGTTCACGCTCGAGCTGCTGGCCAGATTCGCCGTGACGCCGGACCTCCTGCGTTTCTTTGAACACCCGCTGAACCTGATCGATCTGGTGTCCATCCTGCCCTTTTACCTGACCCTGCTGATGCACCTGGTGGCGGAGAGCGGCCCGGCGCTGGCTAACCTGGGTCGAGTGGCTCAGGTGCTGAGGCTGATGAGGGTCTTCCGCATCCTGAAGCTGGCACGTCACTCCACGGGCCTGCGCTCGCTCGGAGCCACGCTCAGGAACAGCTACAAGGAGATCGGCCTGCTGCTGCTCTATCTGGCCGTCGGGGTGTCCTTCTTCTCCGTCATGGCCTACACCGTGGAGAAGGAGGACAACGAGGGATTGAGCACCATCCCGGCCGGCTGGTGGTGGGCCACGGTCAGCATGACCACCGTGGGATACGGCGACGTGGTTCCCTGCTCCGTCGTGGGAAAACTGACCGCCTCGGCCTGCATACTGGCGGGAATACTGGTCGTGGTGCTTCCCATCACTTTGATATTTAACAAATTCTCTCTGTTTTATAAGAGACAGAAACAGCTGGAGATCGTCATGCGGAGCTGCGACTTCGACGGGGGAATAAAGGAGGCTCCGTCTGTGAATCTGAGGAATTATTACGCTCATAAAGTCAAAACACTGATGGCCAGTCTGTCCAACATGAGCCGCAGTTCACCCAGCGATCACAGTCTCAACGTGTCTCTGCATTAG